In Paenibacillus phoenicis, one genomic interval encodes:
- a CDS encoding carbohydrate ABC transporter permease: MNQAIRPSRKAFILYMLPGFILYTFIVFVPIVLAFYYGFFDWSGGTKMNYIGLDNFIALAKDDVFIQSFVNNIYLTVLCIVGQIGFAFLFAILLNTRGVRFKAFHRTMSYFPSVLSAVVIGFIWTMLYDYNYGLINIFLKQIGKAEWIQPWLNNESLALTLVAIPLIWQYIGYYMIIILSALASIDPQVLEMAEIDGANGWKKAIHITLPLVKNTLIVCVTLCIAGTMKVFDHIYVMTGGGPGTSSNVMALNAYKTSFLSYKMGYGSAMSIGILILSLIFIAGTRWLLLSFTKDKSSGRMSSR; this comes from the coding sequence ATGAACCAGGCAATTCGTCCGTCAAGGAAGGCTTTCATATTGTACATGCTGCCGGGCTTTATCCTGTACACCTTTATCGTATTTGTTCCGATCGTCCTGGCCTTTTATTACGGGTTCTTTGACTGGTCGGGCGGGACGAAGATGAATTACATCGGTTTGGATAATTTTATAGCGCTGGCTAAGGACGACGTTTTCATCCAATCTTTTGTCAACAACATCTATCTTACGGTGCTGTGCATTGTCGGACAAATCGGCTTCGCCTTCTTGTTCGCCATACTGTTGAACACAAGAGGCGTCAGATTCAAGGCCTTTCACAGAACGATGTCTTACTTTCCGTCGGTATTATCGGCGGTCGTGATCGGCTTTATTTGGACAATGCTCTATGACTACAACTATGGCTTGATCAATATTTTTCTTAAGCAAATCGGAAAAGCGGAATGGATTCAGCCCTGGCTGAACAACGAGAGTCTTGCGCTGACATTAGTTGCGATTCCATTGATTTGGCAATACATCGGATATTACATGATCATCATCCTCTCCGCTCTAGCTTCCATTGACCCGCAGGTGCTGGAAATGGCGGAGATCGACGGGGCGAACGGCTGGAAGAAGGCGATCCATATCACATTGCCTCTCGTAAAGAACACGCTGATTGTCTGCGTAACGCTCTGTATCGCGGGGACGATGAAGGTCTTCGACCACATCTATGTGATGACCGGCGGAGGGCCGGGGACTTCAAGCAACGTGATGGCGTTAAACGCCTATAAGACGTCCTTCCTCAGCTATAAGATGGGTTACGGCAGCGCGATGTCGATCGGCATCTTAATTCTGAGCCTGATATTTATCGCCGGAACGAGATGGCTGCTTCTGAGCTTTACGAAGGACAAGTCCAGCGGCAGGATGTCAAGCCGTTAA
- a CDS encoding ABC transporter substrate-binding protein: MKKKKIIHIISFLAALSLILSACGGGGSGNGGTSFGNSGASGAKGEQIQLTFSHYYLEEERPTSAEMDSYMTLVEEWEAKNPNVNLVQSVMSQADYSTKIQAQAAVNEIPDIFFLKGSWVSNFANNDLLMPINDYLDQYEHKDKFRKGVFDAATRDGKIYGIPNQLSITSVVFYNEQMWKEIGYDRFPDNWEDIYKAAEKFNEKGISAIALGNKDKWPAESSILSTMGDRFTGTDWTNSIIARDGSAKFTDSEFVSALDQMQNIAANKVFNPDFNIISNAQAEEYYAQGKAAATIDGHWAVSYLLSNASEEVLSQTKVAILPPVDGGKGDNNTISGGAGWYVALNKNLEGAKLEAAMDFLFSTAGYDFSRVYAEKYGMTGPSLIEGTDLTQFPQLTQDFAALTGSLTFTPIYDMLMEGSIIESMNTGLQEVLNGTKTGQELAAQLQSGQDSL; this comes from the coding sequence ATGAAAAAGAAAAAGATCATTCACATCATCTCATTTCTGGCAGCTCTCTCGCTAATCCTTTCTGCCTGTGGCGGCGGTGGAAGCGGCAATGGTGGAACTTCCTTCGGCAACTCCGGGGCAAGCGGGGCAAAGGGCGAACAGATTCAATTGACCTTCTCGCACTATTATTTGGAGGAGGAGCGTCCCACAAGCGCGGAAATGGACAGCTATATGACTCTGGTTGAAGAGTGGGAAGCAAAGAATCCGAATGTCAATCTGGTACAGTCGGTCATGTCGCAGGCGGATTATTCAACGAAAATCCAGGCGCAGGCCGCCGTCAACGAAATCCCGGACATCTTCTTCTTAAAAGGTTCTTGGGTAAGCAATTTTGCAAACAACGACCTGCTGATGCCGATCAACGACTACCTGGACCAATATGAGCACAAGGACAAGTTCCGCAAAGGTGTGTTTGATGCGGCTACGCGGGACGGCAAGATTTACGGGATTCCGAATCAGCTATCGATTACCTCGGTTGTTTTTTATAACGAACAAATGTGGAAAGAAATCGGCTATGACCGTTTTCCAGATAATTGGGAAGACATTTACAAGGCCGCTGAGAAATTTAATGAAAAGGGAATCTCCGCTATCGCACTGGGCAACAAGGACAAATGGCCGGCCGAATCCAGCATCCTTTCGACCATGGGCGACCGTTTCACAGGCACCGATTGGACGAATTCGATTATAGCCCGCGACGGCAGCGCGAAATTTACCGACTCTGAGTTTGTAAGCGCACTCGATCAGATGCAGAATATTGCCGCCAACAAAGTATTTAACCCTGATTTCAATATCATCTCCAATGCGCAGGCCGAGGAATATTACGCACAGGGCAAGGCGGCGGCTACCATTGACGGCCACTGGGCGGTTAGCTACCTACTGTCCAATGCCTCGGAGGAAGTGCTAAGCCAGACCAAGGTTGCGATCCTGCCGCCAGTGGATGGTGGAAAGGGCGATAACAACACGATCTCCGGCGGTGCTGGCTGGTATGTTGCGCTCAACAAAAATCTAGAAGGCGCGAAGCTCGAAGCAGCTATGGATTTTCTGTTCAGCACGGCGGGTTATGACTTTTCCAGAGTTTATGCCGAAAAATACGGGATGACCGGCCCAAGCCTGATTGAAGGCACCGATTTGACGCAGTTCCCGCAATTGACGCAGGATTTTGCCGCATTGACCGGCTCCCTGACGTTTACGCCGATCTACGACATGCTGATGGAAGGCTCCATTATCGAAAGCATGAATACAGGTCTGCAGGAAGTGCTGAACGGTACGAAAACAGGCCAGGAGCTGGCCGCACAGCTTCAGTCCGGGCAGGACAGCCTGTAA